The proteins below are encoded in one region of Deltaproteobacteria bacterium:
- a CDS encoding MFS transporter, protein MRASPFALLCTTGLFAIFSSTISKSPVLPLFASYLGADPARVGMVAAVSAFTGVVASIPAGMLSDRWGRKKMLILSAVAFSSAPFLYLFVTNIYQLAAIRFYHGLATAIFVPVATALVSDLFHHERGEKIGWFSTSTLVGRFMAPIVGGSIIGTLALNPGMSYKIVYLVCGAAGIIVLFLTIKIQHTAEHESKRQSWSETAGAFKTAISDRNILITSMMEASILFSYGTFETFLPLYSIERGMSAYEIGIFLSAQVITLALTKPLMGKFSDRHGRKPQILAGAIIGAVCIGTFPFFKSFIPLLALSILFGLSLSVVTSATSAFIADLSKKENRGSAMGVLGSIMDIGHTTGPLIAGIVAAYFGFARSFITASLVIIVSAVIFATTLERKQSGF, encoded by the coding sequence ATGAGAGCCAGCCCTTTCGCCTTACTTTGCACCACAGGCCTGTTCGCCATATTCAGTTCCACTATTTCCAAAAGCCCTGTGCTGCCGCTTTTTGCGAGCTATCTCGGAGCAGACCCGGCAAGGGTAGGCATGGTTGCCGCTGTATCCGCCTTTACCGGCGTAGTTGCGAGCATACCGGCGGGGATGCTCTCTGACAGATGGGGAAGGAAGAAGATGCTCATCTTATCAGCAGTTGCCTTTTCCTCCGCGCCATTCCTTTATCTCTTTGTTACCAATATCTATCAGCTTGCAGCAATCAGGTTCTATCACGGGTTGGCTACTGCCATATTTGTGCCTGTTGCAACAGCCCTTGTCTCTGACCTCTTTCACCATGAGAGGGGTGAGAAAATCGGATGGTTCTCCACATCCACCCTTGTCGGCAGATTTATGGCGCCAATCGTTGGCGGATCTATCATTGGAACGTTGGCCTTGAATCCGGGTATGAGCTATAAGATTGTGTATCTGGTATGCGGAGCAGCAGGTATAATAGTCCTGTTTCTCACCATAAAAATACAGCATACTGCTGAACACGAAAGCAAAAGGCAATCGTGGAGCGAAACGGCAGGAGCATTTAAGACAGCAATATCCGACAGGAACATTCTCATAACCAGCATGATGGAGGCATCAATCCTGTTTTCATACGGAACTTTTGAAACATTTTTGCCGCTCTATTCTATAGAAAGAGGCATGAGTGCATATGAAATCGGTATATTCCTCTCCGCACAAGTGATAACACTGGCATTAACCAAACCGCTTATGGGGAAATTCTCTGACAGACACGGGAGAAAGCCGCAAATACTTGCAGGCGCCATAATCGGCGCAGTCTGCATCGGAACTTTCCCCTTTTTTAAATCATTTATACCGCTCCTCGCGCTGAGCATATTATTCGGACTCAGCCTCTCCGTGGTAACATCTGCAACATCAGCCTTTATCGCTGATTTGAGTAAAAAGGAAAACCGCGGCTCTGCAATGGGTGTTTTAGGATCAATCATGGACATAGGCCATACAACAGGCCCCCTTATTGCTGGGATAGTCGCCGCTTATTTTGGATTTGCCAGGTCATTTATAACGGCATCTTTGGTGATTATCGTATCCGCAGTTATCTTCGCAACAACTCTTGAGCGGAAACAATCTGGTTTTTAA
- the purL gene encoding phosphoribosylformylglycinamidine synthase subunit PurL, translated as MQITKDIIFQHGLTDDEYQRILKALRREPNLLELGIFSVMWSEHCSYKSSKIHLKNFPTTGKHVLQGPGENAGIVDIGDGMAVAFKMESHNHPSYIEPYQGAATGVGGILRDVFTMGARPIASLNSLRFGSFDHPKTRYLLNGVVAGIAGYGNCMGVPTVGGEIYFHESYNGNCLVNAMTVGIMESNRIFKGIAKGVGNPVIYVGSKTGRDGIHGATMASDVFGEGGEERRPTVQVGDPFTEKLLLEACLEVFKTDYIVGIQDMGAAGLTSSSVEMASRGGTGIDLDVSLVPRREEGMTPYEVMLSESQERMLMVIRQGCEGKVKEIFHKWDLEAVVIGVVTNSGLLRVAEGNDIVAMLPVKPLTDNAPVYKRPVKRPEWQDDVKTLDLKNIPEPKNYNETLLKLLSSPNIASKEWIYRQYDHMVRTDTVVLPGSDAAVLRIKGTKKALAMTTDCNSRYCYLDPFTGGAIAVAEAARNLVCSGAKPIALTDCLNFGNPERPEIMWQFEQAVLGISEACKKISIPVIGGNVSLYNETSGTAIYPTPTIGMVGLIEDISLHASQWFKREGDVVVLLGETKEELGGSEYLKVIHKLDKGRPPHLDLGFEARVQDACLSAIQSGIIKSAHDCSEGGLAVALAECCISSSMSFVGAKITLPAYTMRRDALLFGESQSRIVVSVAKEDISVFMSIAEKHDAPAIVIGKVGGERLKIDGLIDIPVDELKATWRGSLERLLKG; from the coding sequence ATGCAAATCACAAAAGACATTATCTTCCAGCACGGTCTTACAGACGACGAATATCAGAGGATTTTGAAGGCTCTCAGAAGGGAGCCTAATCTTCTTGAACTTGGCATATTCTCAGTAATGTGGAGCGAGCATTGCTCGTATAAATCATCTAAAATTCATCTGAAAAATTTCCCCACAACAGGCAAGCATGTACTGCAGGGCCCAGGTGAAAACGCAGGCATTGTTGATATCGGCGACGGCATGGCGGTTGCCTTCAAGATGGAGTCGCACAACCATCCATCCTATATTGAGCCGTATCAGGGCGCTGCCACAGGCGTGGGCGGCATACTACGAGATGTATTTACAATGGGCGCAAGACCTATCGCATCTTTAAACTCCTTAAGGTTTGGCTCCTTTGACCATCCAAAGACAAGATATTTATTAAACGGCGTTGTGGCAGGGATTGCAGGCTACGGTAATTGCATGGGCGTGCCTACTGTCGGAGGAGAAATCTATTTTCATGAATCGTACAATGGCAACTGTCTTGTAAATGCTATGACCGTCGGCATCATGGAGAGTAATAGAATTTTTAAAGGAATAGCAAAGGGCGTTGGAAATCCAGTCATATATGTCGGTTCTAAGACAGGCAGGGACGGAATACACGGCGCAACAATGGCATCGGATGTATTTGGTGAAGGCGGCGAAGAGAGACGGCCAACTGTTCAGGTCGGAGATCCATTTACAGAGAAACTTTTGCTTGAGGCATGTCTTGAGGTATTTAAGACAGACTATATTGTCGGCATACAGGATATGGGCGCAGCAGGCCTTACATCATCATCCGTAGAAATGGCATCCCGCGGCGGCACAGGCATTGACTTAGATGTGTCGCTTGTCCCAAGACGCGAAGAGGGAATGACACCGTATGAGGTCATGCTTTCAGAGTCTCAGGAACGGATGCTCATGGTTATAAGGCAAGGATGCGAGGGCAAGGTAAAGGAGATTTTCCACAAATGGGACTTGGAAGCGGTTGTCATAGGCGTTGTCACAAACAGCGGGCTTCTGCGCGTTGCGGAAGGGAATGATATCGTTGCCATGCTCCCTGTAAAGCCTCTGACTGATAATGCACCTGTATATAAAAGGCCGGTAAAGAGACCTGAGTGGCAGGATGATGTTAAGACCCTTGACCTTAAAAATATACCTGAACCCAAGAATTACAATGAAACATTATTAAAACTCCTTTCTTCTCCGAATATTGCAAGCAAGGAATGGATATATCGGCAATATGACCACATGGTAAGAACAGATACAGTGGTTTTGCCGGGTTCCGATGCGGCTGTTTTAAGGATAAAAGGCACAAAAAAGGCCTTGGCCATGACTACCGACTGCAACAGCCGTTATTGCTATCTTGATCCGTTCACCGGCGGCGCTATTGCTGTTGCAGAGGCGGCAAGGAATCTTGTGTGCTCCGGCGCAAAACCCATTGCCCTTACAGACTGCCTGAATTTCGGCAACCCTGAAAGGCCTGAGATCATGTGGCAGTTTGAGCAGGCTGTTCTGGGTATAAGCGAGGCATGCAAAAAAATTAGCATACCGGTAATAGGCGGAAATGTAAGCCTTTATAATGAGACATCAGGCACTGCTATATATCCTACACCCACCATAGGCATGGTGGGTTTGATAGAAGATATAAGTCTTCATGCTTCTCAATGGTTTAAAAGAGAAGGTGATGTCGTGGTTTTGTTAGGCGAAACAAAAGAAGAGCTTGGCGGAAGCGAATATCTTAAGGTTATCCATAAACTTGACAAAGGAAGGCCGCCGCATCTGGATTTAGGTTTTGAGGCAAGGGTTCAAGATGCTTGTTTAAGTGCAATACAGAGTGGTATAATAAAATCCGCTCACGACTGTTCAGAGGGCGGGCTGGCAGTTGCGTTGGCAGAATGCTGCATATCATCCTCCATGTCATTTGTCGGTGCGAAGATTACATTGCCTGCTTATACTATGAGGAGAGACGCACTGCTTTTTGGTGAAAGTCAGTCAAGGATTGTTGTCAGCGTAGCCAAAGAAGATATTTCGGTATTTATGTCCATTGCTGAGAAGCATGACGCGCCGGCGATTGTTATTGGAAAGGTTGGTGGTGAAAGGCTTAAGATAGATGGGTTGATTGATATACCTGTTGATGAATTGAAGGCAACATGGAGAGGCTCGCTTGAGAGGCTGTTAAAGGGGTAG